The DNA region TTCACCACATCGACGACAACGAGTCGAAAATTGGCTTGATCCACGATGTATAAAAGGGTGCCCGCCCGGTTCAGAACCAGTTCACCCAGGTAAGCCTCTTTAAATTCGCCATCGATAAAACGGCCGTTCGTGGAAATGACATCGATCCTTTGAGCGGTGTCCAGATCAAAAAGGAGAATTTCACCGCTGCCGCCTGAGGAGGCATAGACCGTCCGATTGTCTGGAGATACCGCCAACCCCATGAAAACGGTTTCAAGTGTTTCTTTAGGGTTCTGTTCTTTGTGCTGAATCTGCAGGACATTAGGTCGGTCGCTGCGGTAGTCACGAATGATGGAGATGGAAAAGGGAAAAGTGCCGCTGTTGGAGGTGATAATGGTCGTTTCATCAGGGCTTAGGCTCAATCCATAGGGGTGCGGCGCTACCCGAATGCTTTTACCCACCGGAGTCACCAGTCTGCCGTTGGGAAGCACAGCACTGTAATCGGCATTGATCTGCGCATATTTTTCATCAGCCGGCGCAGAAAAAATGTAGCGGAACTCTTTTTCTGTCCGCCGGCAGTGGCACAAGGACAGAACCATAAACGTGAAAACAGCAAGTCTTATTCTGGTCATTTTTTTTCCCATCGTTTAGTCTACGGGTTTTACCTGCCACAAAGAGGCTGAGATGATCAAAGAAAGCACAGAGGCGGCGACCCAAAAATAGATCGCCTGGGCAAAATCGTAATGGCGCACTCCGTCGATCAACGTAAGATTTTGGTTGATTAAATAACCGCTCACCCTTTCCTGCAGGGCAGCGCCGAGATAACTGAACACACCGACAAATCCCATGGCCGCGCCGGCGATGCGTTTGGGAGCGATATCCACGGCGAACAAACCGCCCAGAGAGGCCATCAAGCCACTCAGCGTGAAACCGTACACGGCAAAGGCAGCCGTCAGCAGCCAGGTCTGATGTTGAGCGGCAGTAAAAATTACGATCAGGGCGATCACTTCCAACACCCCATACAGCACATTGACCGGCGGCCGCCGGGCGTGAAAGAACTTGTCGGAAACAAAGCCGAACACCACGCAGCCGAAAATACCGGCAACGGTATTGACCCCCATGATGCTGCCTGCTTCCAGTAAAGAATAGCCTTTGGCCTCCTGCAGATACAACACCCCCCAGCTGTTGATGGCGTAGCGCGATACATACATACAAGCGCTGGCTGCTCCAACCGCCCAGATTGCAGGCATTTTCAAAATGCTCAATTGCAGTTTTCCAATCGACGCGGATCCATGGGCGGTGGTTTTTTCGGGAGGCACGCCATCCTTGCGCCAAACAGAAACCGGCGGCAATCCCATGGTTTCCGGCCGGTCCTGCAAGGTAAAAAAGAGCACCGCGGAAACAACCACACAGAAGAGGCCGGGGGCGATGAATCCGGCGCGCCAGGAAAAAGCGCTCACCAACGCAGCAACCAGGACAAAGGTCAGGGTCTCGCCGATCGAGTGTGAGGCGTTCCAGATGCCGTAATAGCGTCCGCGCTCGTTGTTGCTGAACCAATTGGAGAGCCCAACGATGCTGGCAGGCGCTCCGAAGCCCTGAAACCAGCCGTTCAATCCCCACAGAACCACCCACAGCCAAAGGTAAGGAGAAAGCCCCATCACGATATTAATGAACGCAGAAACCAGCAGACCGAAGGGAAGAAACCGCTTGATGTTGGTGTGATCGGTCAGAAATCCGTTGATCAGCTTGCCCGCAGCATAGCCGTAAAACGTCGCGGAACCGATCACGCCCAGATCGATAGGGGTAAAAATGCCGGCATCGATAAGCGGTTTTTTAACTATGGACAGTCCCAATCGGCAAGTGTAATAAAAAGCATATCCCAAAGTAATCGAAAGCATCAGAGCGATACGCTTTTTTCGATACAACCGATCGATCGTTTTCGGGTCTTGAATCAGCGGCTGATCGAGGCCGCGGGCGAAAAATTTCAGCATGCTGAGACTCTCGTTTCTAAGGGTCAGGGGAGAAGCGCACGCAAACAGGGCACAGCGATTCGTTGTCCCAGTGAAAGGGACTGAAGCGGCCTTTCTCACGCCGGCATTGGTACAGAAAAAGCATCGGCCGCTGGATAAATCCGGCGGCAGGATGCAAAAGAGAGAGCGTCTATTTCACCATTTGAGTCTGGCCGACACCGGATAATGATCGCTGGGATAACGGCCGTTCTGTTGATAGTGAATGATCTCTGTCTCTTGGACCTTGAATTCACCGGTGCACAGAATCCAGTCGATGCGTCTGTGGTCCTGCACGCCTTTAAAGCCGTGCCCTGTGCCGGCATTGGTTTCGGGTTTGTTCAAAGCCTGCCAGGTGTCGATGAAAAAGCGCGATCCGGTCTTTATGCCGTTGCTTGAGCACAACCGGCGATGAGTTTCAGAATCGGGCGACAAATTGAAATCTCCGGTAAACAGGGTCGGCAAATTTGCAGCGATCTCGTGCCATTTATCAATCACCAGCTGCGTTGTACGGCTGACATAGGGTTCGCCCCCATGGAAATGGGTGTTCATCAACACCAAGGATCGGCCGGTGGTGCGCGAACGGAACAGGCCCCAGGTGGTGATACGGGGCAGCGTATTGCCCCAGCTGATGCTGGCGGGCTCATCCGGCCGATCGCTGTGCCAATAGGTCCCTTCCTGCAAAAGCTCGAAAGCGCCGCGGTTATAAAAGATTCGACAGGATTCTCCGTCCAGGCTTTCGTGCGGACGATCGGGCACCTCTTTGCCTGAATAGCGTCCTTGACCGATGTACGACCATTGCGGAAACTCGCTTTCAATCGCTTGAATCTGAAAGGGCAGGGCTTCCTGCGTGGCCAGAAAATCAGGATGCACTTTACGAATGCATTCCATCAGAATGGGCTGCCTGAGCTCCCAGCGATTTTCGCCGTCACTGGCGGTTCCATAGCGAATGTTAAAGGTCATCACGGTAATCTCAGCTGAAGCGGCGCACGACTTGAGCAGCGAACAGTGGCAAAAAAGCGAAGCGATGCTGATGAGCAGAAATAGTTTTTTCATAACCCTTCCAATCATAGAGGCGACCGCAAAGACCGCAAGAGGTGCGCGAATTCATTTCAACCGTAAGTACATCCCGCTCAGGGCATGGGCTGCTGCGACAAGCGAAGGCGGGCCGCAGCAACCGGTCTCAGGATTTTAAGCGCGTTTCCGTCAGCACCTTGCGCAGCCGATCCGGATAATTGGTGATGATGCCGTCGACCTTGAGAGCAAGGAGGTCGCGCATTTTTTGTTCATCATTGACGGTCCAGACATGAATGCGTTTACCGGCCTTGCGCGCCTTGACGACGAACGCTTCATTCACAGCCGAGAAACGGACGCTGAGGATCGGCCATGGCCCGGCAAAAACATCGGCTTTGGTGGTCTCGGAAAAAATCAAACCGGCCGGCAGGTCGGGAGCCAGCTCAATCACTTTTTCCACCGTCGCCTGGTCAAAGGAGGTGATCATACAGTCTTTATCGAATCCCTCCTGGCGAATGACTTCGATCACCTTTTGCACGATTTCAGGTTCCTTGCGTGAGATTTTCACTTCAATGTTCAACTTCATTTTGCCTTTTACCAAGCGCATGACCTCCTGCAGGGTGGGAATTTTCTCCCCGGCGAATTCTGGTCCGAACCAAGAGCCGGCGTCAAAGGTTTTGAGTTCCTCGAGCGTATAATCCCACACCGCGCCGGATTGTCCGGTGGTGCGTCGCAACGAGTCGTCATGAGAAAGAACCACCACGCCGTCTTTGCTCAGCCGAACGTCCAGCTCAGAATAATCCGAGCCCAGTTCAATGGCTTTGGTGAATGCCGCCAGCGTATTTTCCGGCGCCCAACCCGAAGCGCCGCGATGCGCAGTCACATAAAAAGGGACGGATTCCGGTTTAGAGGTGCATGCGCAGAACATACAAGCGATTGTTGTCAGCCATCCAGCCATTGTGGAAAATTCCATGATCGGCCTCCTTATGGTTTGCTTGAATAGGAATATAGCGCCTGTAAAATACAATTGCAACCGCAAAAACGTCGCCGCGACTCAACTCATCCAGGATTGGAGACGCTCGAGGGTCCTGCGGATAATGACGTCATGTCGACAGTTGCTTGGATAAAACTCGCAACCCAGGGTCCCGTTATATCCCACACTTTTTAACAAACGGATGATCTTTTCGTAAGGAATTTGACCGATCCCCGGCTCGGTGCGGCCGGGCAGGTCCGCAAGATGAAAATAGCCGATGGCATCCAGATTCTCCTCGATGTCCTTGCACACATTCTCCCCCATCACCGACATATGGTAAATATCATAAAGCACCCGTAACCGGGGATGATGTAGTTGACGGACGATGTTGAAAGACATGCGAGAGGAGTTGAGCAGGTAATGCGGATGATCCTCCAGATCATTCAATGGCTCGATGAGCAAGTCAACTTGGTAGCGATCCGCCAAGATCAACAGCCGGGAAACGGTTTCCAGCAAATGATCCAGCCAATGGGCATCTTTTACCGGGGCCTGCACCGCTCGGCCGTCCGCTTGCAACGGCTGCGAGAGCAGCATGATGTGCGAGCTCTTGATCTTTTGAGCGAAAAGAAGCGATTGCTCCACTTCCGCCACCAGCGCTTCGCGCTCCCTGGGATCCACCATGCCGAAACGACGGTTCGCACTGAGATTGCTCATGCTTAAATCCTGTTGCACCAGGGCAGCCGGCAGATCTGCTGGTTTTTGTTGCCAATCCCAGATTTCGATGCAGTCGATTCCATCCTTGCGGGCAGCTGCCAGGCGGTATAAAAAAGGCTGACTGGTGTATAGGGTTTCCAGACAAAAAGCCAAATCCATAGGTTATCTCTTTACACGATAAAAAATGATCTCAGAACCTGGGGCGTCCGAGATCGTCCATTTGATGTCAGGGACGGTAACCGTTGTGGTGCTGCCCAAATTTTCAGAATAAAGATCCAATGTTTGTCCGGCCTGTAAATCTTCTAAGCGGATGGTCTGTTCATCCGCCGCCCGGGCGCGGCGAAAGAGAACGAACACGCCGTCTCGTTGCCGGGGCCGGTGAAATTGATAACCGTACCAGGTGGTATCGGCGGCATCATGCGGGAACAATGGATAAAAGTCGCCAAGCAAATAGGGGCGTATCTTTTTGTACAGCGCAATGCTTCTTCTCACCTCCTGCTCTGTCTCGGGGAAATCCGTATCCAACTTGCCGATAAGGGGATCCTGTGCCAGCAGGGAAAAATAGAAACCAGACCGGCCGCTATGATTGGTTATTTTCAGCAAAAGCCGGTTTTCACCCGCTTGCAACGGCAGATCGGTTGAATCCAACCCCGCATGGACAGGCCGGTTCACATAATGGACAAAATTCAATCGCTCGTTGAGCCAGCAATGGATGCCGTCGTCGCTAGCCAGATACACTCTGATGGTTTGCGCAGAGGCCGAACGGATGGTCCGAAACAGATAAAACGCCCCTTCGACGGTCTGCTCGAAATAATGCGCCTCGGCGTCCTGCCATTCAGGGTGAGCCCTCCAGGCCAGGCCGTCTTTTCCATAGCGCTGATTGAGGTCGACTTTTTTCTCTGGAGGGAAGGCGTGGGTGAACACAGGCCCGGATGGCCGGGTGAATGGCCCGATTGCAGACCAAGGGCTGAGCTGCAAGCCTGTGTCCGCGAGCAATTGCTTCTCCCGCTGGCGAAACCGTTGCCACAGATAATCGCGACTATGGCCGACCATAATGTTTCCGCTGGTCATAGCGCTGCGAAATTCATAAGAGGGTTCGTAGCCGAAGCTGCCGCATCCATGCAGAGGCACCCAGCGAAAGAGGCCGCCGTTCTGCAGTTGCTCCGCCTCAGGATGGGGGCCGAAGCACTGTAAATCGCTGTGCCAGAGCGGCAGACCACGGCGAAGGACTTCGATGTCGATCCGACGGCCACCGGAGGCACAGAGATCGATGATCATGCCGGGATGCCGGCGCTGCAGCTCGTCCATCATGCTGTATAGGCCTTCGATATAACGTATCTCCGTAATGCCCTGGCGATCGAGCGGATCGGCGAGACGCCAAAAACTTTCGGGCTCGATGTTCATGTCCCAACGCAGCCAATCCAGTTGCGCAGCGGTGATCTGTTTGTCGATATGATCGATCAACCAGGCGCGTGCAGTAGAGTCCTGCAATTTGAACAAGCGATTTCGTTCACCCGGACGAACCATGAGGAACTCGGGATGGGTGCGATCGATAAACGTGTTCAGTGCAACCCGCTCGGGTTCAAACCAAAGCAGATATTCCAATCCGTTTTCATGGGCCGCTCGACCGATGGGCGCCAGGCCGCGTGGATATTTGACCGGATCCGGTTGCCAGGTGCCGGTGCCGTCCGGAAACCCGACCGGATACCAATGCTGCGGGTCCATATCAGACCAGAACACTTCAAAGCCTCTTTTAGCCAGTTCCGGCATAACACGAAGGTGCGGGCCTTCGTAGGAACCATCCTGATCCACCCG from bacterium includes:
- a CDS encoding MFS transporter, whose amino-acid sequence is MLKFFARGLDQPLIQDPKTIDRLYRKKRIALMLSITLGYAFYYTCRLGLSIVKKPLIDAGIFTPIDLGVIGSATFYGYAAGKLINGFLTDHTNIKRFLPFGLLVSAFINIVMGLSPYLWLWVVLWGLNGWFQGFGAPASIVGLSNWFSNNERGRYYGIWNASHSIGETLTFVLVAALVSAFSWRAGFIAPGLFCVVVSAVLFFTLQDRPETMGLPPVSVWRKDGVPPEKTTAHGSASIGKLQLSILKMPAIWAVGAASACMYVSRYAINSWGVLYLQEAKGYSLLEAGSIMGVNTVAGIFGCVVFGFVSDKFFHARRPPVNVLYGVLEVIALIVIFTAAQHQTWLLTAAFAVYGFTLSGLMASLGGLFAVDIAPKRIAGAAMGFVGVFSYLGAALQERVSGYLINQNLTLIDGVRHYDFAQAIYFWVAASVLSLIISASLWQVKPVD
- a CDS encoding endonuclease/exonuclease/phosphatase family protein; the encoded protein is MKKLFLLISIASLFCHCSLLKSCAASAEITVMTFNIRYGTASDGENRWELRQPILMECIRKVHPDFLATQEALPFQIQAIESEFPQWSYIGQGRYSGKEVPDRPHESLDGESCRIFYNRGAFELLQEGTYWHSDRPDEPASISWGNTLPRITTWGLFRSRTTGRSLVLMNTHFHGGEPYVSRTTQLVIDKWHEIAANLPTLFTGDFNLSPDSETHRRLCSSNGIKTGSRFFIDTWQALNKPETNAGTGHGFKGVQDHRRIDWILCTGEFKVQETEIIHYQQNGRYPSDHYPVSARLKW
- a CDS encoding glycerophosphodiester phosphodiesterase: MEFSTMAGWLTTIACMFCACTSKPESVPFYVTAHRGASGWAPENTLAAFTKAIELGSDYSELDVRLSKDGVVVLSHDDSLRRTTGQSGAVWDYTLEELKTFDAGSWFGPEFAGEKIPTLQEVMRLVKGKMKLNIEVKISRKEPEIVQKVIEVIRQEGFDKDCMITSFDQATVEKVIELAPDLPAGLIFSETTKADVFAGPWPILSVRFSAVNEAFVVKARKAGKRIHVWTVNDEQKMRDLLALKVDGIITNYPDRLRKVLTETRLKS
- a CDS encoding TIM barrel protein, producing MDLAFCLETLYTSQPFLYRLAAARKDGIDCIEIWDWQQKPADLPAALVQQDLSMSNLSANRRFGMVDPREREALVAEVEQSLLFAQKIKSSHIMLLSQPLQADGRAVQAPVKDAHWLDHLLETVSRLLILADRYQVDLLIEPLNDLEDHPHYLLNSSRMSFNIVRQLHHPRLRVLYDIYHMSVMGENVCKDIEENLDAIGYFHLADLPGRTEPGIGQIPYEKIIRLLKSVGYNGTLGCEFYPSNCRHDVIIRRTLERLQSWMS